Proteins from a single region of Deinococcus roseus:
- a CDS encoding serine/threonine protein kinase: protein MRDYTVTRILAKTGMALVRVAEDPNGEEVALKTPLQSTLDDPDQLKRFANEIGTHLQLNHNNIVRVVEGSAHINNPYIVMHYYPDGSLDRYLQEKGKPELIKGLKFMRDVGTALHYLHEQGFVHQDIKSSNIFLQGDKAVLGDFGVTVSIQNPKYAAGSPFYMAPEIYRGEPGSIESDVYSLGILTYETLTGNRPYHGKTYDELLMAHLTQYPKSLLQNNPDLTRKAALAIEKALAKSPRDRIDLNHFIAALDENIKRLENPSAVPKETAPVQKERYSGNLRNTPAQHSEPEEDKKGFFQRLFGKKRS from the coding sequence ATGCGGGATTACACTGTCACACGCATACTTGCAAAAACCGGAATGGCACTGGTTCGGGTTGCCGAAGATCCAAACGGTGAGGAAGTGGCTCTGAAAACCCCGCTGCAGAGCACCCTGGATGACCCCGACCAGCTCAAACGTTTTGCCAACGAGATCGGCACCCACCTGCAACTGAATCACAACAACATCGTGCGGGTGGTGGAGGGCTCTGCCCACATCAACAATCCTTACATTGTGATGCACTACTACCCGGATGGCAGCCTGGACCGTTACCTGCAGGAAAAAGGCAAACCAGAGCTCATCAAGGGCCTCAAATTCATGCGGGACGTGGGCACGGCCCTGCACTACCTGCATGAACAGGGCTTCGTGCACCAGGACATCAAGAGCAGCAACATCTTCCTGCAGGGCGACAAGGCCGTGCTGGGGGACTTTGGCGTGACCGTGAGCATCCAGAACCCCAAATATGCCGCAGGAAGCCCTTTCTACATGGCCCCCGAGATTTACCGTGGAGAACCCGGCAGCATCGAGAGTGATGTTTACAGCCTGGGCATCCTGACCTATGAAACCCTGACTGGAAATCGGCCTTACCATGGCAAAACCTACGATGAACTGCTGATGGCCCACCTGACCCAGTACCCCAAATCCCTGTTGCAGAACAACCCGGACCTGACCCGCAAGGCGGCCCTCGCCATTGAGAAAGCCCTGGCCAAAAGCCCCAGGGACCGCATCGACCTCAACCATTTCATTGCGGCCCTCGATGAGAACATCAAACGGCTGGAAAATCCCTCGGCGGTCCCCAAAGAAACAGCTCCTGTGCAAAAAGAGCGCTACAGCGGCAACCTGAGGAACACCCCTGCCCAGCACAGTGAACCCGAGGAAGACAAAAAAGGCTTTTTTCAGCGCTTATTTGGCAAAAAGCGCTCTTAA
- a CDS encoding HAD family hydrolase, whose product MFEAMIFDFDGLILDTETPEFEAYEAFYQRQGRILQLSEWQRGIGTWGAFDPWAAFNFSEAERDGFHAQVREDVLKRIGEATLREGVKELFEEAKAEGIRIAMATSSDWEWIDEWTGKHGIQQYFEVFATRYEVPQVKPAPDLYLLALSKLGLHADQAIAIEDSFNGSTAALGAGLRCVVVPNRVTSTQKFSADCKRLESLKGGLKDLRALFAK is encoded by the coding sequence GTGTTTGAAGCGATGATCTTTGATTTTGACGGCCTGATTCTGGACACCGAGACCCCTGAATTTGAAGCCTATGAGGCGTTTTACCAGCGGCAGGGCAGGATTTTGCAGCTTTCTGAGTGGCAACGTGGCATTGGCACCTGGGGGGCTTTTGACCCCTGGGCAGCGTTCAACTTCTCCGAAGCGGAGCGGGATGGTTTTCATGCGCAGGTGCGCGAGGATGTGCTGAAGCGCATCGGGGAAGCCACCTTGCGAGAAGGTGTAAAAGAACTCTTTGAGGAAGCAAAAGCCGAAGGCATCCGCATTGCCATGGCCACCAGCAGCGACTGGGAATGGATTGACGAATGGACCGGCAAGCACGGCATCCAGCAGTACTTCGAGGTGTTTGCCACCCGCTATGAGGTGCCCCAGGTCAAGCCTGCCCCAGACCTTTATCTGCTGGCCCTCAGCAAACTGGGTTTGCATGCAGATCAGGCCATTGCCATTGAGGATTCTTTCAATGGCTCCACTGCAGCGCTGGGTGCAGGTTTGCGTTGTGTGGTGGTGCCCAACAGGGTGACCTCCACCCAGAAGTTTTCTGCAGACTGCAAACGCCTGGAGTCCCTGAAAGGTGGTTTGAAGGATTTAAGAGCGCTTTTTGCCAAATAA